Below is a genomic region from Larimichthys crocea isolate SSNF unplaced genomic scaffold, L_crocea_2.0 scaffold604, whole genome shotgun sequence.
AACcaataaatgttcttttcacACATCTCATATGCGTCCTTATTCAATAAGTGCATGCATATGGGGGTAGCGGCGAGCCCGTCGTTACACAAGGGTCtagatatttactgtagttTAAGACGAAATGAGACTGCTGTATGACAGACAATAACAGTACTAAAATACATGCTAGCTTTTATATAGTACTAACAATGTTCatgtaaaaactttgttttactAAAGAAACACCTGGTGTGTCATTTCGAATAAGTCAACTATCAAATGTCAAATCACAcaggtgtgaacaaatctgCAGCTTAAGAAAACTTTCAGCAATGTGACTTATACTGTTCTTAGGACCTTTcttaagaaaaaatgtaaagagtTATTGCTGAATGTCATCAAAATGGCATTTTTTGGAACCCATTGGCTATTGTCTGACAATAATTTAGCCTCTGGAGGCTGTTTCTGTGCTTCCAGTGAAGCCAGCAGATAAAAAAAGGATAACAGGTATCCAGGCCAAAGCTCCTTTGTAGTCTGATTAACAACTTCATACAGGAGAATGACTGTATGTGAATGCAGGTCAATTAAAAGACAAGAAGTTAATAAACTGCTAAATTGTCAGATGACAGCTGATGAGTTAAGACTTTTCCTGTACATGTAGGCTTTTTTTACGCGTAGTAAGGGAAGAGTGAGGGGAGGGGTATTCAATTGGTCACAATCTGCAACCTCAGttagatgctactaaatcctacacattggtccTTTAAAGTGGACCAATATACTGCAAAATACTGCAAGTGAGTAAATAAACTAGTAAACAACCTCACCAGGTCTCTGCAGGATATGGGGGACAAAGGCTGGTCTCATCATGGGTGGACGTACTGGAGGGACTGGGACAGACACAAATGTCACATTGAGTGTAAATGAAACAACACGACAGCAGAAAGGTGTCTGTGCTGTGAGCCACCAAAATGCTTTCCTAAGCACCCCTAGAACATTCTAAACTTTAGTTAGTCTACACATATATAATTCTGTATCAACCACAATATGCAAATAATGTCTTTTTTAGAACACATGGAtatcaacctttttttaaataaaaatctaaaatctattAGTAATATTATAAGAAAAAttatgagagaaagaaagagaaagtagaTAGAAGTAGAAGTTTACCTGGTCCCAAAAATGCTGGTGTTGGAGGACCAACAAAACTAGCAGCTCTGGCTTCTAATGTCTGCTGGACCTGAGAAAGAGGACAGAGTGTGAGACATCAAGATGGCGGAAAGTGTGAGAGCGGTAGAGGACAGAATGATAGATAGCCATTATGCCAAACAGCATGTTAGCTTCTAAACATTCATGACTAGAATAGTGCAAACCTGTCTGTAAGTGTTGGTGCCTATGATGGGCCGCACTACTGGAACAGAAAGAGCGACAGGTACTGCCTCCATAACAGGTGGGCTTCCTGATACTGGACCGCCGAGAACCTCCTGCTCaaaactacagacacacacacaaacacacacacacacacacacacatacatagagagagagagatagagagagagagacagaatgacTGGCCTGTTACCAAGGAGACAACAggtttgtaaatatgtacagaactaagaaaacaaagagaaaacaaagaatgacTGAAAACTGTGCAATTAAGAAAAGCTTATAACCAATTAGAAGAGGGATTGAACAGACAAAGGAAGAAGGGGATTCTACATTGCTTATAATGAATACACTCAGTCAAATGGAGCAGCAACCAGTCCAACTCAAGATAAGAGTTCTGATGAGTTGGCAATGGATTTTTATCTAATTAACCAActtatcatttaatttaacaaataataaattgatTATGCATATAGCACTTTGttatgtgctatataaatatatgtatctgACACTCTACACAAAGAATTCTATTTTTGTTATTCTGTCCATGTTTGCAATTTATCACTGTGGAAAACACAGTTATTGCCATCACTTTTCTCATACGTACCTTTCATACTTGCAGAAATATGTTTACTTTGGCATTAACAGTAGAACCTCCAACTGAGTGCATTACATTGAAAGGTGTTTCATATTATGGCCCTGTCATGTATgtgaatgaagtgaaaacacctCTCAATATGATGCAGTCCAGTTcaacaccactgcaaactacaaccacatgaataaacatgatttGATTATGATTAGCATGGCAATCACTATTATATTAACAAATGacatattcatgttttacatcaaGAACAGCTGTGCTCATGCATCCTTTGCTTTTGACTTCACATATCTCAATAACTCAGACCTCAATCTGCTATTGTGGCTTGACTGTACTTTTGTGGCTCACATCTGTAGATTCTCTCAGCATTTAGTATGTTTGACATATTTCTTGCatgatatttcagtttgttcatgCTCAGTCTAGTtcagattatttattatcaCAGCAGAATCTTTCCAGGCTTCCAGTTCAATCAGTTTAGTGACATGTCTTTATCTCATTGTGACTTGTCACAGATATTACCAGACTTCAAAcatgattgtttttctgttagcAAAAAGCAGTATGTGCCTGTAGTTAGAGCATCTTGGAAATGGGTCTGAGGAAATAAAAGAGCAGTATCAAATGATTCTGTTAAGGACATCACTGCATGGGCTGAGGAACAATTCCAAAAAGCATTGTTTGTGAACCCAGTTCATCACTGCATCCACAAATTACATCTGAAACTCTAccatgaaaagagaaaacatataAACCAGATCAGGAAATGCCTGAgctcatttaagatggactgtCACTGGAAAACTGTCCTGTGGTCTGACAGGTCCACATTTCAAAATGGTGCCACATCCTCCAGGCTAAAGAGGAGAGGGACCATCCAGCTTGTTATCAGTGGCAGTTCAAGAGCCACAACccacagtccatttactattgATCATAACAAGGGAACAGTGAAGcactttttctttacatttagaGAATTCAAAAATGGCGAC
It encodes:
- the LOC113745291 gene encoding RNA-binding protein 42-like isoform X1: MAFKSGEERLKEMEAEMALFEQEVLGGPVSGSPPVMEAVPVALSVPVVRPIIGTNTYRQVQQTLEARAASFVGPPTPAFLGPVPPVRPPMMRPAFVPHILQRPGLSRNPSTLSSCSSSFLPCPSMMPRRMQIFQR
- the LOC113745291 gene encoding RNA-binding protein 42-like isoform X3; the protein is MAFKSGEERLKEMEAEMALFEQEVLGGPVSGSPPVMEAVPVALSVPVVRPIIGTNTYRQVQQTLEARAASFVGPPTPAFLGPVPPVRPPMMRPAFVPHILQRPGAHP
- the LOC113745291 gene encoding RNA-binding protein 42-like isoform X2, with product MAFKSGEERLKEMEAEMALFEQEVLGGPVSGSPPVMEAVPVALSVPVVRPIIGTNTYRQVQQTLEARAASFVGPPTPAFLGPVPPVRPPMMRPAFVPHILQRPGEACQETQALCPAAHPPFYPALR